One region of Streptomyces sp. NBC_00442 genomic DNA includes:
- a CDS encoding pyruvate dehydrogenase yields the protein MAKQNVAEQFVDILRRAGVKRLYGVVGDSLNPVVDAIRRTPGIDWIQVRHEEVAAFAAGAEAQLTGSLAACAGSCGPGNLHLINGLYDAHRSMAPVLALASQIPSSEIGLGYFQETHPDQLFRECSHYSELISNPQQMPRVMQTAIQHAIGQGGVSVLALPGDIASAPAPDKAIDHALVTSRPTVRPGDTEIDKLAALIDRAKRVTLFCGSGTAGAHAEVMEFAERVKSPVGHALRGKEWIQYDNPYDVGMSGLLGYGAAYEATHECDLLILLGTDFPYNAFLPDDVKIVQVDVRPEHLGRRSKLDLAVWGDVKETLRCLTPRVKVKTDRKFLDKMLKKHADALEGVVKAYTRKVDKHVPIHPEYVASVLDELADDDAIFTVDTGMCNVWAARYISPNGRRRVIGSFSHGSMANALPQAIGAQFIDRNRQVVSMSGDGGFTMLMGDFLTLVQYDLPVKIVLFNNSSLGMVELEMLVAGLPSYGTTNKNPDFAAIARAAGAYGVRVEKPKQLGSALRDAFKHKGPALVDIVTDPNALSIPPKISADMVSGFALSAGKIVLDGGVGRMLQMARSNLRNVPRP from the coding sequence ATGGCCAAGCAGAACGTTGCGGAGCAGTTCGTCGACATCCTCCGGCGCGCGGGCGTCAAGCGGCTGTACGGAGTCGTCGGCGACAGTCTGAACCCTGTCGTCGACGCCATCCGCCGCACCCCCGGCATCGACTGGATCCAGGTCAGGCACGAGGAGGTCGCCGCGTTCGCGGCCGGCGCCGAGGCTCAGCTCACCGGCAGCCTCGCCGCGTGCGCCGGATCGTGCGGGCCCGGCAACCTCCACCTCATCAACGGCCTGTACGACGCGCACCGCTCGATGGCGCCCGTCCTCGCCCTCGCCTCGCAGATCCCGTCGTCGGAGATCGGCCTCGGCTACTTCCAGGAGACCCACCCGGACCAGCTGTTCCGGGAGTGCTCCCACTACAGCGAGCTGATCTCGAACCCGCAGCAGATGCCGCGCGTGATGCAGACGGCGATCCAGCACGCGATCGGTCAGGGCGGGGTCAGCGTCCTCGCGCTGCCCGGCGACATCGCCTCCGCGCCCGCCCCCGACAAGGCGATCGACCACGCCCTGGTCACGTCGCGGCCCACCGTGCGCCCCGGGGACACCGAGATCGACAAGCTCGCGGCCCTCATCGACCGGGCCAAGCGCGTCACCCTGTTCTGCGGCAGCGGCACGGCGGGCGCGCACGCGGAGGTCATGGAGTTCGCCGAGCGGGTCAAGTCGCCCGTCGGGCACGCGCTGCGCGGCAAGGAATGGATCCAGTACGACAACCCCTACGACGTCGGCATGAGCGGCCTCCTCGGGTACGGCGCGGCCTACGAGGCGACCCACGAGTGCGATCTGCTGATCCTGCTCGGCACCGACTTCCCGTACAACGCCTTCCTGCCCGACGACGTCAAGATCGTCCAGGTCGATGTGCGCCCCGAACACCTGGGCCGACGCTCGAAGCTGGACCTCGCGGTGTGGGGCGACGTGAAGGAGACCCTGCGCTGTCTGACACCGCGCGTGAAGGTCAAGACGGACCGCAAGTTCCTCGACAAGATGCTCAAGAAGCACGCCGACGCGCTGGAGGGCGTCGTCAAGGCGTACACCCGCAAGGTGGACAAGCACGTCCCGATCCACCCCGAGTACGTGGCCTCCGTCCTGGACGAACTCGCCGACGACGACGCGATCTTCACGGTGGACACCGGTATGTGCAACGTCTGGGCGGCCCGTTACATCTCGCCCAACGGCAGACGCCGCGTCATCGGTTCGTTCAGCCACGGCTCGATGGCCAACGCTCTGCCGCAGGCCATCGGCGCCCAGTTCATCGACCGGAACCGCCAGGTCGTCTCGATGTCCGGCGACGGCGGCTTCACCATGCTGATGGGTGACTTTCTCACTCTCGTCCAGTACGACCTGCCCGTGAAGATCGTGCTTTTCAACAACTCCTCGCTCGGCATGGTCGAACTGGAAATGCTGGTCGCCGGCCTGCCCTCGTACGGAACGACCAACAAGAACCCCGACTTCGCGGCCATCGCCCGCGCCGCGGGGGCGTACGGGGTACGGGTCGAGAAGCCCAAGCAGCTCGGGAGCGCTCTCAGGGACGCCTTCAAGCACAAGGGACCGGCCCTCGTCGACATCGTCACCGATCCCAACGCGCTCTCCATCCCGCCGAAGATCAGCGCGGACATGGTGTCGGGGTTCGCGCTCTCCGCCGGCAAGATCGTCCTGGACGGCGGCGTGGGCCGCATGCTCCAGATGGCCCGCTCGAACCTGCGCAACGTACCCAGGCCGTAG
- a CDS encoding protein phosphatase 2C domain-containing protein, which yields MSQQGERPTRDDDWWNRLYDESAPDAGPDGSRDSLDDRFNSASDTVGSPPTEERAGPGPDPVPGPGPDSEAVGPDAAGSHAEASHAAGSRAAGSHTAGSRAAAPEAASREAAGSRAAPVPEAAAPEAAVPEAAAPEGSAPEPPVRPAPEPPAAAPERPAVEPPGPEPVPPPASAPGPAAPWGPGSAAGSAAGPRKPAAWWESVAAAPPPPAEPVPELPPGWAEGTAPDAADRPPARPGAAPVTAQPEPSGADDGPRVANAPSSLRTPATGRSGPPVTAPDEQFGPARTAPPEQFAPAPRPRTGHVGDGPPTYDAEPTALATARPDALDELVADTVLDGARYGAYVLRAGSSRGDSARYRGEPRRDALLTARFGTGENALVLVAVASGARTSDRAHLAAADACHWIGGAIGRSHVRLAEDIRAGRRGDLKSGLHRLTDRSYGMLRARAGELGMVPEEYTASLRCLLLSADPACRTRVFFGVGHGGLFRLRGGVWQDIEPAVPEPGAMLGAPVVGFGSAPAETEQGDRLTMDLNTVDPLRPSIDAPAPPGEPFRFRASVARPGDALLLCSPGLAEPLRGESALGKELAERWASPEPPGLAAFLADLQLRVKGYADDRTAVAVWEA from the coding sequence ATGAGTCAGCAGGGGGAGAGGCCGACCCGGGACGACGACTGGTGGAACCGGCTGTACGACGAGTCGGCACCGGACGCCGGTCCCGACGGTTCGCGCGACAGCCTCGACGACCGCTTCAACTCGGCGTCGGACACGGTGGGTTCACCCCCGACGGAGGAGAGGGCCGGCCCAGGCCCCGACCCCGTGCCCGGCCCAGGCCCGGACTCCGAGGCGGTCGGCCCCGACGCGGCGGGTTCACACGCGGAGGCTTCGCACGCGGCGGGTTCACGCGCCGCCGGTTCGCATACCGCCGGATCACGTGCGGCGGCCCCGGAGGCGGCGTCCCGGGAGGCGGCCGGTTCGCGTGCGGCGCCCGTACCGGAGGCTGCGGCACCCGAGGCGGCCGTACCCGAGGCCGCCGCGCCGGAAGGGTCGGCCCCCGAGCCCCCGGTACGCCCGGCCCCCGAGCCCCCGGCCGCCGCGCCGGAACGCCCCGCCGTGGAGCCCCCCGGCCCGGAACCCGTGCCGCCCCCCGCCTCCGCGCCCGGCCCCGCCGCCCCGTGGGGCCCGGGGAGCGCGGCCGGGAGCGCGGCCGGGCCGCGCAAGCCCGCCGCCTGGTGGGAATCCGTGGCCGCGGCCCCGCCTCCGCCGGCGGAGCCCGTCCCCGAGCTGCCGCCGGGCTGGGCGGAGGGGACCGCGCCGGACGCGGCGGACCGGCCCCCGGCCCGGCCGGGTGCGGCGCCGGTCACCGCGCAGCCGGAGCCAAGCGGCGCCGACGACGGGCCGCGCGTCGCGAACGCGCCGAGCAGTCTGCGTACGCCCGCCACCGGCAGGTCAGGCCCGCCCGTCACCGCGCCCGACGAGCAGTTCGGGCCGGCGCGGACCGCCCCGCCGGAGCAGTTCGCGCCCGCGCCCCGGCCCCGTACCGGCCATGTGGGTGACGGACCGCCCACCTACGACGCCGAGCCCACCGCGCTGGCCACCGCCCGCCCCGACGCGCTCGACGAACTCGTCGCCGACACCGTGCTCGACGGCGCCCGCTACGGCGCGTACGTCCTGCGGGCCGGCTCGTCGCGCGGGGACTCCGCGCGCTACCGGGGCGAGCCCCGCCGCGACGCCCTGCTCACCGCCCGCTTCGGCACCGGCGAGAACGCCCTGGTCCTGGTCGCCGTCGCCAGTGGTGCGCGCACCAGCGACCGGGCGCACCTCGCCGCCGCCGACGCCTGCCACTGGATCGGCGGAGCCATCGGCCGCAGCCATGTGCGCCTGGCCGAGGACATCAGGGCGGGCCGGCGCGGCGACCTCAAGTCGGGCCTGCACCGGCTCACCGACCGCAGCTACGGAATGCTGCGGGCCCGCGCCGGCGAGCTCGGCATGGTGCCGGAGGAGTACACCGCGAGCCTGCGCTGTCTGCTGCTCTCCGCCGACCCCGCCTGCCGCACCCGGGTGTTCTTCGGCGTCGGGCACGGCGGCCTGTTCCGGCTGCGCGGCGGGGTCTGGCAGGACATCGAGCCCGCCGTGCCGGAGCCCGGCGCCATGCTCGGGGCGCCGGTGGTGGGCTTCGGTTCCGCCCCCGCCGAGACCGAGCAGGGGGACCGCCTGACGATGGACCTCAACACCGTCGATCCCCTCCGCCCCTCCATCGACGCACCGGCTCCGCCCGGCGAACCGTTCCGCTTCCGGGCCTCGGTGGCCCGTCCGGGCGATGCCCTCCTGCTGTGCAGCCCCGGTCTCGCCGAACCCCTGCGCGGTGAGAGCGCTCTCGGCAAGGAGCTGGCGGAGCGCTGGGCCAGCCCCGAGCCACCGGGGCTCGCCGCGTTCCTCGCCGACCTTCAGCTCAGGGTGAAGGGTTACGCCGACGACCGTACGGCTGTAGCAGTCTGGGAGGCGTAA
- a CDS encoding S8 family peptidase: protein MRPISRTALGVATAAALAVTAVAPSVAAPRGDGTADTAKRPLVGSAASSTGTPATVTLVTGDKVVVSRDASGAPTGVTALPREDGSMPLVQTRRSGGELYVYPDDAAPALAAGKADEELFNVSGLIRQGYDDAHSKTIPLIAIYDGATARSAAPAVPRGAKAGLSLPAVNGRALSADKTKAAQVWADATGPRTRSASPGIKKLWLDRKVTASLDQSSKQIRADLARAAGYDGKGTKVAVLDTGVDAEHPDLKGRIVASENFTDSPDTEDRQGHGTHTTSTVGGSGAASDGKEKGIAPGTGLLVGKVLNDSGSGDSSWIIAGMQWAVDNKADVVSMSLGSPVPTDCTDPMSVAAQQLATETDHTLFVVAAGNAGPGLNTVSSPGCAPGVLTVGAVDHDDTTASFSSRGPAPFTHTLKPEITAPGVDILAANAGGRGVYAYQSMSGTSMATPHVAGAAAIVKQRHPDWTAQQIKSALVSSANSAIPGDVRETGGGRLDVKAAIDETVLGAPAVQAGAFDWPQDKSDRTTVTVPYTNVSDRAVKLALKVAGVTGNDGSAVNSAVAKLSSASVTVPAGATVKVPLAIDPSARLKAAQYGDVTGRVLATANGVRVSTPFSLYVEPETVTLRVKLVDRQGSPAAGASSLDVIGTDTATGERRFNEGAVDQVYRLRPGAYFVSSFVATADPGDATGENVGSVSYLGRPQLDLKKDTTLVLDARTAHRLSVRTDRPSEVRTTTLDFARSWGGQWLHSGSITGSRLITDYYADVRGSARTGDFEFGSYWRAYAPQFEKLSVTGGPALHPVTASTGSDNLDGTGRAPLVDAGRGTPDELKSAGVSGRIAFVAVPDGADSLATLGKDAKAAGATALVVHRPSAGRWLPAYGFTGGPLPTLAVETAEATDLAGRLAHGPVSLDWKATAKSGYVYNLGFQEDGGFGSDRTYRVRDGQLGRTVSTYHSMGVPADFIDGVSAHRPVGGDPIGVSGIDLVAVPSTRTEYYTAGGTTWDHFVSSSFPFGEFMLSPARAHRPGEQTTESWYDGVIGPDAGRDATGKPLLAAERQGNLIGFAPNMWGDTEHSAQPGSFGDIGSLLLRRNGEDYDSSGWPSGVFTVPADDAAYELISDNQKIGPSGAVWKRSQEVVTSWKFRSHLDEKAFSQGIPLLFPHYAVPQDGLKTVPAVDGQKIALSVTGHAGYTPAALVSAGLSYSYDGGTTWTKANTSHQGGRWTATVNHAGATSKDVTLKAELTDANGNSVTQTVVNAYAVR from the coding sequence ATGCGCCCGATATCGCGTACGGCTCTGGGGGTGGCGACCGCCGCCGCCCTCGCCGTCACCGCGGTGGCGCCGTCCGTGGCAGCGCCACGAGGCGACGGCACGGCGGACACCGCCAAGAGACCACTCGTGGGCAGCGCCGCGAGCAGCACGGGAACACCGGCCACCGTCACCCTCGTCACCGGCGACAAGGTCGTCGTGAGCAGGGACGCCTCGGGGGCGCCCACCGGCGTCACCGCCCTGCCGCGCGAGGACGGCTCCATGCCCCTCGTCCAGACCCGGCGCTCGGGCGGCGAGCTGTACGTCTACCCGGACGACGCGGCGCCGGCGCTCGCCGCGGGCAAGGCGGATGAGGAGCTCTTCAACGTCTCCGGGCTCATCCGCCAGGGCTACGACGACGCGCACAGCAAGACCATTCCGCTCATCGCGATCTACGACGGCGCGACGGCGAGGTCGGCCGCCCCGGCCGTGCCGCGCGGCGCCAAGGCGGGGCTGAGCCTGCCCGCTGTCAACGGTCGCGCCCTGAGCGCGGACAAGACGAAGGCGGCCCAGGTGTGGGCGGACGCCACCGGCCCCCGCACCCGGTCGGCGTCCCCCGGGATCAAGAAGCTGTGGCTCGACCGGAAGGTGACCGCCTCCCTCGACCAGTCCTCGAAGCAGATCCGCGCCGACCTCGCCCGAGCCGCCGGTTACGACGGCAAGGGCACCAAGGTCGCCGTCCTCGACACCGGCGTCGACGCCGAACACCCCGACCTCAAGGGCCGCATCGTGGCCTCCGAGAACTTCACCGACTCGCCCGACACCGAGGACCGTCAGGGCCACGGCACCCACACCACGTCCACGGTCGGCGGCTCGGGCGCGGCGAGTGACGGCAAGGAGAAGGGCATCGCACCCGGCACCGGCCTCCTCGTCGGGAAGGTCCTCAACGACTCGGGCTCCGGCGACAGTTCGTGGATCATCGCCGGAATGCAGTGGGCCGTCGACAACAAGGCCGACGTCGTCTCCATGTCGCTCGGCAGCCCCGTGCCCACCGACTGCACCGACCCGATGAGCGTCGCCGCGCAACAACTCGCCACCGAGACCGACCACACCCTGTTCGTCGTCGCCGCGGGCAATGCCGGTCCGGGCCTGAACACCGTGTCCTCACCCGGCTGCGCGCCCGGCGTCCTGACCGTCGGAGCCGTCGACCACGACGACACCACCGCGAGCTTCTCCAGCCGCGGCCCCGCGCCCTTCACCCACACCCTGAAGCCGGAGATCACCGCGCCCGGCGTCGACATCCTGGCCGCCAACGCCGGCGGCCGCGGCGTCTACGCGTACCAGTCCATGTCCGGCACCTCCATGGCCACCCCGCACGTCGCGGGCGCCGCCGCCATCGTCAAGCAGCGCCACCCCGACTGGACGGCGCAGCAGATCAAGTCCGCACTCGTCTCGTCCGCCAACAGCGCGATACCCGGGGACGTGCGCGAGACCGGCGGCGGCCGGCTCGACGTCAAGGCCGCCATCGACGAGACCGTCCTCGGTGCGCCCGCCGTACAGGCCGGCGCCTTCGACTGGCCGCAGGACAAGAGCGACCGCACCACCGTCACCGTGCCCTACACCAACGTCTCCGACCGGGCCGTGAAGCTCGCCCTCAAGGTCGCGGGCGTCACCGGCAACGACGGCTCGGCCGTCAACTCCGCGGTGGCGAAGCTGAGTTCCGCCTCGGTGACGGTCCCGGCAGGCGCCACCGTCAAGGTGCCGCTCGCCATCGACCCCAGCGCCCGCCTCAAGGCCGCCCAGTACGGAGACGTCACGGGCCGCGTGCTCGCCACGGCCAACGGCGTGCGGGTCTCCACACCGTTCTCGCTCTACGTCGAGCCGGAGACCGTCACCCTGCGCGTCAAGCTCGTCGACCGCCAAGGCAGTCCCGCCGCGGGAGCCTCCTCGCTCGACGTCATCGGCACCGACACCGCCACCGGCGAGCGCCGCTTCAACGAGGGCGCCGTCGACCAGGTCTACCGGCTACGCCCCGGCGCCTACTTCGTGTCCTCGTTCGTCGCCACCGCCGACCCCGGCGACGCCACCGGCGAGAACGTCGGCTCGGTCAGCTACCTCGGCCGCCCGCAGCTCGACCTGAAGAAGGACACCACCCTCGTCCTGGACGCCCGCACCGCGCACCGCCTCTCCGTGCGGACCGACCGGCCCAGCGAAGTCCGCACCACCACCCTCGACTTCGCCCGCTCCTGGGGCGGCCAGTGGCTGCACTCGGGCTCCATCACCGGATCGCGCCTGATCACGGACTACTACGCGGATGTCCGGGGCAGCGCCCGTACCGGCGACTTCGAGTTCGGCAGCTACTGGCGGGCCTACGCCCCGCAGTTCGAGAAGCTGTCGGTGACCGGCGGCCCCGCGCTGCACCCGGTCACCGCCAGCACCGGCTCCGACAACCTCGACGGCACCGGCCGGGCCCCGCTCGTCGACGCGGGTCGGGGCACCCCGGACGAGCTCAAGTCCGCCGGGGTGAGCGGAAGGATCGCCTTCGTCGCGGTACCGGACGGCGCCGACTCGCTCGCGACCCTGGGCAAGGACGCCAAGGCCGCGGGCGCCACGGCGCTCGTCGTGCACCGTCCCTCGGCCGGCCGCTGGCTGCCGGCGTACGGCTTCACGGGCGGCCCGCTGCCCACGCTCGCCGTCGAGACGGCGGAGGCGACGGACCTCGCCGGGCGGCTGGCGCACGGTCCGGTGAGCCTCGACTGGAAGGCGACCGCGAAGAGCGGCTACGTCTACAACCTCGGCTTCCAGGAGGACGGCGGCTTCGGCTCCGACCGGACCTACCGGGTCCGCGACGGACAGCTCGGCCGCACCGTCTCCACCTACCACTCGATGGGCGTGCCGGCCGACTTCATCGACGGCGTGAGCGCACACCGCCCGGTCGGTGGCGACCCGATCGGGGTCTCCGGCATCGACCTGGTGGCCGTCCCCTCCACCCGCACCGAGTACTACACGGCGGGCGGCACCACCTGGGACCACTTCGTCTCGTCCAGCTTCCCCTTCGGCGAGTTCATGCTCTCCCCGGCCAGGGCCCACCGGCCGGGCGAGCAGACCACGGAGAGCTGGTACGACGGCGTGATCGGCCCCGACGCCGGGCGCGACGCGACGGGCAAGCCGCTGCTCGCCGCCGAACGCCAGGGCAACCTGATCGGCTTCGCCCCCAACATGTGGGGCGACACCGAACACAGCGCGCAGCCCGGCTCGTTCGGCGACATCGGCTCCCTGCTGCTGCGCCGCAACGGCGAGGACTACGACAGCAGCGGCTGGCCCTCGGGTGTGTTCACCGTCCCCGCGGACGACGCGGCGTACGAACTCATCAGCGACAACCAGAAGATCGGGCCCTCCGGCGCGGTCTGGAAGCGCTCCCAGGAAGTCGTCACGAGCTGGAAGTTCCGCTCGCACCTCGACGAGAAGGCGTTCTCCCAGGGCATTCCGCTGCTCTTCCCCCACTACGCCGTGCCGCAGGACGGCCTCAAGACGGTGCCGGCGGTTGACGGCCAGAAGATCGCGCTCTCGGTCACGGGCCACGCCGGCTACACCCCGGCCGCCCTGGTGTCGGCCGGGCTGTCGTACTCCTACGACGGCGGAACCACCTGGACCAAGGCGAATACCAGCCATCAGGGCGGTAGGTGGACGGCGACCGTGAACCACGCGGGAGCCACCTCCAAGGACGTGACCCTGAAGGCCGAACTGACCGACGCCAACGGCAACTCGGTCACCCAGACCGTGGTGAACGCGTACGCGGTGCGCTGA
- a CDS encoding helix-turn-helix domain-containing protein codes for MLGAIGLDETQESAYRALVAVGAAEVSDLAHRLALPESETERALRRLERHGLAAQSSARTGRWVAAPPGVALGALLTQQRHELEQAELAAALLATEYRAEAAEPAVHDLVEVVTGASAVAHRFHQLQLGAADEVCALVTGRPVAVTGMDNESEERASIRGVAYRVVVEREVLTLPAGIVELTAALGRDEQVRTVERVPTKLVVADRTLAMVPLTGRGAEPAALVVHASGLLESLMGLFEAVWRDALPLRLGAGGRDVVEDGAGPDATDLEILSLLLAGMTDASAAKQLDLGLRTVQRRVKGLMELTGVTTRLQLGWHAYERGWVAR; via the coding sequence GTGCTGGGAGCGATAGGTCTCGACGAGACGCAGGAGTCGGCGTACCGCGCCCTGGTCGCGGTGGGCGCGGCCGAGGTGAGTGACCTGGCGCACCGGCTCGCGCTGCCGGAGAGCGAGACCGAGCGCGCGCTGCGCCGCCTGGAGCGGCACGGCCTTGCCGCACAGTCCTCCGCCCGCACCGGGCGGTGGGTGGCGGCCCCGCCGGGGGTCGCGCTCGGCGCGCTGCTCACCCAGCAGCGCCACGAGCTGGAGCAGGCGGAGCTGGCGGCGGCGCTGCTCGCCACGGAGTACAGGGCCGAGGCGGCCGAGCCGGCCGTGCACGACCTCGTCGAGGTGGTGACCGGCGCGAGCGCGGTCGCCCACCGCTTCCACCAGTTGCAGCTGGGCGCGGCCGACGAGGTGTGCGCGCTGGTGACGGGCCGCCCGGTCGCGGTGACCGGCATGGACAACGAGTCCGAGGAGCGGGCCTCGATCCGCGGGGTCGCCTACCGGGTGGTGGTCGAGCGTGAGGTGCTCACGCTGCCCGCCGGGATCGTCGAGCTGACCGCGGCGCTCGGCCGCGACGAGCAGGTGCGCACGGTGGAGCGAGTGCCGACCAAGCTCGTCGTCGCGGACCGCACCCTCGCGATGGTGCCGCTGACCGGCCGCGGCGCCGAGCCGGCGGCGCTCGTGGTGCACGCGAGCGGGCTGCTCGAATCGCTGATGGGCCTGTTCGAGGCGGTGTGGCGGGACGCGCTGCCGCTGCGGCTGGGCGCCGGCGGCCGCGACGTCGTCGAGGACGGGGCCGGCCCCGACGCGACCGACCTGGAGATCCTGTCGCTGCTGCTCGCCGGGATGACGGACGCCAGCGCCGCCAAGCAGCTGGATCTCGGCCTGCGGACCGTGCAGCGCCGGGTCAAGGGCCTGATGGAGCTCACCGGAGTGACGACCCGGCTCCAGTTGGGCTGGCACGCCTACGAGCGGGGCTGGGTGGCCCGCTGA
- a CDS encoding DUF456 domain-containing protein, translating into MGVWQLLAVGAVILMGLCGVLVPGIPGQAIVWAALAWWALDDASGLAWAVLAGATGVLLLNQALRPFLPPRRFKAAGVSKRSVLTAGAASVAGFFVLPVVGGIAGFLGGLYGAERVRLGSHASGWASARTILRAGGYSVMAELFACLLVTGAWIGAVVWG; encoded by the coding sequence ATGGGTGTGTGGCAGCTCCTCGCGGTCGGGGCGGTGATCCTCATGGGCCTGTGCGGCGTGCTGGTGCCCGGTATTCCGGGGCAGGCGATCGTGTGGGCCGCCCTGGCGTGGTGGGCGCTCGACGACGCGAGCGGCCTCGCCTGGGCCGTCCTCGCGGGGGCCACCGGCGTCCTCCTCCTGAACCAGGCACTCAGGCCGTTCCTGCCGCCGCGCCGCTTCAAGGCGGCCGGGGTGTCCAAGCGGTCGGTGCTGACCGCGGGCGCGGCGTCCGTCGCGGGGTTCTTCGTGCTGCCGGTGGTGGGCGGGATCGCCGGGTTCCTCGGCGGGCTCTACGGCGCGGAACGGGTGCGCCTGGGCAGCCACGCGAGCGGCTGGGCCTCGGCCCGTACGATCCTGCGCGCGGGCGGCTACTCGGTGATGGCCGAGCTCTTCGCCTGCCTCCTGGTGACGGGTGCCTGGATCGGCGCGGTCGTGTGGGGGTGA
- a CDS encoding PPOX class F420-dependent oxidoreductase — MTEFSEAERTYLKSQRLGRLATVDGKGQPQANPVGFFPQDDGTILIGGYALGTTKKWRNLQGNPKAALVIDDVVSVRPWKVRGVEIRGTAELLTGPHALGPHFSEELIRIHPDKIHSWGLDEEPGPS, encoded by the coding sequence ATGACCGAATTCAGCGAGGCCGAGCGCACCTATCTCAAGAGCCAGCGCCTTGGCCGGCTCGCCACCGTGGACGGCAAGGGCCAGCCGCAGGCGAACCCCGTCGGTTTCTTCCCGCAGGACGACGGGACGATCCTCATCGGCGGCTACGCACTGGGCACGACGAAGAAGTGGCGCAACCTCCAGGGCAACCCGAAGGCCGCCCTGGTGATCGACGACGTGGTGAGCGTACGCCCGTGGAAGGTGCGCGGGGTCGAGATCCGCGGCACGGCCGAACTCCTCACCGGGCCGCATGCGTTGGGGCCGCACTTCAGTGAGGAGCTCATCCGCATCCACCCGGACAAGATCCACAGCTGGGGCCTGGACGAGGAGCCCGGCCCCAGCTAG